A single region of the Betta splendens chromosome 12, fBetSpl5.4, whole genome shotgun sequence genome encodes:
- the LOC114867362 gene encoding annexin A1-like has product MSFFGKFFNNIIRNRDAKDDTPQVTVVKQKPPYYGTVTPYPNFNASSDASVLKSAIESKGVDEDVISAILVKRSNDQRQKIKVVYEASAGKTLEAALKKALKSHYEDICLGLLMTPAQFDAHLFRKATHGLGTHEHILVEILATRSNQEIQEMKRVFKEEYKKDLEDVIKSETSGDFTKALLAMLKANRDESTDVDMALAQKDAKTLFEAGEHCKGTNVEAFIDILTTRSKPQLSKTFQEYARIGNNTLPKALQLELKGDIEDCLIDIVKCAWNTPAFFAEKLHHAMKRLGTNEDTLTRVLVSRSEVDLKKIIDEYQGMFSISLHDHIKKETSGHYGKILLALLGSN; this is encoded by the exons ATGTCTTTCTTTGGAAAGTTCTTCAACAACATCATCCGTAACAGAGATGCCAAAGATGACACCCCCCAA GTTACGGTTGTGAAGCAGAAGCCTCCATATTATGGAACAGTTACTCCATATCCAAACTTCAATGCCAGCAGTGATGCATCTGTTCTTAAGAGTGCGATTGAAAGTAAAG GAGTGGACGAGGACGTGATCAGCGCCATCCTGGTGAAGAGGAGCAATGATCAGAGGCAGAAGATCAAAGTGGTTTATGAAGCATCAGCTGGGAAG ACACTAGAGGCAGCTCTAAAGAAAGCTCTCAAGTCCCACTATGAAGACATCTGTCTAGGTCTGCTCATGACACCAGCTCAGTTCGATGCCCACCTGTTCAGGAAAGCTACACAT GGTTTGGGCACACATGAGCATATCCTGGTGGAGATTTTGGCCACCAGATCAAACCAGGAGATTCAAGAAATGAAAAGGGTTTTCAAAGAAG AATACAAAAAGGACCTGGAGGATGTTATCAAAAGTGAGACCAGTGGTGACTTCACCAAAGCTCTTCTAGCCATGTTGAAAGCAAACAGAGATGAGAGCACTGATGTTGACATGGCTCTGGCTCAAAAGGACGCAAAG ACTCTGTTTGAGGCAGGGGAGCATTGCAAAGGAACGAACGTGGAAGCCTTCATCGACATCCTGACTACACGGAGCAAGCCTCAGCTGTCTAAGA CATTCCAGGAATATGCCAGGATAGGAAACAACACGTTACCTAAAGCCTTGCAACTGGAGCTGAAGGGCGATATTGAAGATTGTCTCATTGACATTG TGAAATGTGCCTGGAATACACCAGCCTTCTTTGCTGAAAAGCTCCACCATGCCATGAAG CGTCTGGGAACAAATGAGGACACACTGACCAGAGTGTTGGTGAGCCGCTCAGAGGTCGACCTGAAGAAAATCATAGACGAATATCAAGGCATGTTTAGTATTAGCCTGCATGATCACATAAAG AAAGAGACTAGTGGACATTATGGGAAGATTCTGCTTGCACTGCTTGGAAGCAACTGA
- the tmc2a gene encoding transmembrane channel-like protein 2-A has protein sequence MPRKRDVAAMEEVGIEIDGDVSDSDDDVAKRKGNRRQAAGRGGARARGRGKPPASEDEDDEDEDKAPRGRRGANKRQPAKKRGGGDDDEDESEDEAPKRKRGGAANKKKGGKAQDSDEENSDVGKGKNGKKGGGKKGGKEEPDTKGKKGDTKGKDKGKDNDKKKKKKGDSSSDSNSDSDEEEESMSEGEMAQLMEQVEEKKKLIATIRNKPWRMKRRLTLLKEAQEFVDKFEGALGKGKGRKWYAYKVMMTKKWIKFQRDFENFKTACIPWESRIKEVESHFGSSVASYFIFLRWMYGMNLVLFGFTFGLVVIPEVLMGLPYGSIPRKTVPRPEQANAMDYSVLMDFNGYCKYSVLFYGYYNDQRTIGLLKFRLPLSYLMVGIGTFGYSLMVVIRTMAKNADVGGGDGDEGEFTFAWKMFTSWDYLIGNAETADNKYASITTSFKESIVDEQENQKDENIHLRRFLRVLANFLITCSLGGSGYLIYFVVKRSQEFANRDDLSWYEKNELEIIMSLLGLVCPPLFETIAELEDYHPRIALKWQLGRIFALFLGNLYTFLFALFDEVNSKLEEEESIKNASMWALKEYYANYSRMLNDSEATPPPMDPSDVIRGPCWETAVGIEFVKLTVSDIQVSYLTILIGDFARAVIVRFLNYCWCWDLEAGFPSYGEFDISGNVLGLVFNQGMIWMGAFYAPGLVGINVLRLLSSMYYQCWAVMATNVPHERVFKASKSNNFYMGLLLLILFLSLLPVVYTIMTLPPSFDCGPFSGKAKMFDVIMETIDLDLPAFMGTLFSYAANPGLIIPAVLLMVLAIYYLNSVSEAYKNSNMELKKKMQMARDEEKNRRNNANSTNQVMQDLEDLLPNKSLIPAAPPPEPEKRPEQETKAAKVKPGSAGKGVNLERDVSLASSNPNARGPVNRPPGPRGPGPGPGRGRGRGPPSR, from the exons ATGCCAAGAAAACGTGATGTAGCTGCAATGGAAGAGG TTGGCATAGAGATAGATGGAGATGTGAGTGACAGTGATG ACGATGTGGCTAAAAGAAAAGGGAACAGGCGTCAGGCAGCCGGAAGAGGGGGTGCAAGGGCAAGGGGCAGAGGAAAACCACCAGCTAGTGAGGAcgaagatgatgaggatgaggacaaaGCTCCTAGGGGCCGCAGGGGGGCGAACAAAAGGCAGCCCGCCAAGAAACGTGGCGGTGGTGATGACGATGAGGACGAGAGTGAGGACGAAGCTCCCAAAAGAAAACGAGGAGGAGCGGCCAACAAGAAGAAGGGAGGTAAAGCCCAGGACAGCGATGAGGAGAACAGCGACGTAGGAAAAGGGAAGAATGGAAAGAAGGGAGGTGGAAagaagggagggaaggaggagccGGACACAAAGGGCAAAAAGGGTGACACCAAAGGAAAGGACAAGGGGAAAGACAAcgacaagaagaaaaagaagaagggtGACAG TTCCTCTGACTCCAACTCAGattcagatgaggaggaggaatccATGTCGGAGGGCGAGATGGCCCAGTtgatggagcaggtggaggagaagaagaagctgatcGCCACCATCAGGAACAAGCCGTGGAGGATGAAACGGAGGCTCACGCTTCTCAAAGAGGCTCAAGAGTTTGTGGATAAATTTGAAGGAGCTTTGGGAAAAGGCAAAGGCAGGAAGTGGTACGCCTACAAAGTGATGATGACGAAG AAATGGATCAAGTTTCAAAGGGATTTTGagaactttaaaacagcctgtATTCCCTGGGAGAGCAGGATCAAAGAGGTGGAAA GTCACTTCGGCTCATCTGTGGCGTCTTACTTCATCTTCCTGCGCTGGATGTATGGCATGAACCTGGTTCTGTTTGGGTTTACATTTGGACTGGTGGTCATCCCCGAG GTTCTGATGGGCCTTCCCTATGGCTCTATCCCCAGGAAAACTGTACCCAGACCAGAGCAGGCAAACGCCATGGACTACTCAGTCCTCATGGATTTCAAT GGATACTGCAAATATTCTGTCCTGTTCTATGGCTATTACAACGACCAGAGGACCATCGGCCTGCTGAAGTTCAGGCTGCCTCTATCATACCTCATGGTCGGCATCGGCACCTTTGGTTACAGTCTGATGGTCGTGATCCGCAC AATGGCTAAGAATGCTGATGTTGGTGGCGGAGACGGGGATGAGGGAGAGTTCACCTTCGCCTGGAAGATGTTCACCAGCTGGGATTATCTCATTGGTAATGCAGAGACTGCGGACAACAAGTATGCTTCCATCACGACCAGCTTCAag GAGTCCATTGTAGATGAGCAGGAGAACCAGAAGGATGAGAACATTCACCTGCGGCGCTTCCTGCGGGTCCTGGCTAACTTCCTGATCACCTGCAGCCTTGGGGGCAGTGGATACCTCATCTACTTCGTGGTGAAGCGCTCTCAGGAGTTTGCCAACAGGGACGACCTCAGCTGGTATGAGAAGAATGAG TTGGAGATCATCATGTCTCTGCTGGGTCTGGTGTGTCCTCCTCTGTTTGAGACCATCGCCGAGTTGGAGGATTACCATCCTAGAATTGCGCTGAAGTGGCAGCTGGGACGCATCTTTGCCCTGTTCCTGGGAAACCTGTACACGTTTTTGTTTGCCCTATTCGACGAGGTCAACAGCAAG CTGGAAGAAGAGGAGTCTATTAAAAACGCCTCCATGTGGGCTTTAAAGGAGTACTACGCCAACTACTCACGCATGCTCAACGACTCTGAGGCTACCCCGCCCCCCATGGACCCCTCTGATGTCATCAGAGGACCTTGCTGGGAAACTGCAGTGGGAATA GAGTTTGTAAAGCTGACTGTGTCAGACATCCAGGTGTCTTATCTGACTATTCTCATCGGAGACTTTGCCAGGGCTGTGATTGTCCGGTTTCTCAACTACTGCTGGTGCTGGGACTTGGAGGCTGGATTT cCGTCATATGGAGAATTTGACATCAGCGGTAACGTGCTTGGCTTGGTCTTCAATCAAGGGATGATCTG GATGGGAGCATTTTATGCGCCTGGGCTGGTCGGCATCAACGTGCTTCGCCTTCTCAGCTCCATGTACTATCAGTGTTGGGCTGTGATGGCGACCAATGTCCCCCACGAGAGAGTTTTCAAGGCCTCCAAGTCCAATAACTTCTACATgggcctgctgctcctcattctcTTCCTGAGTCTGCTGCCGGTTGTGTACACCATCATGACCCTGCCTCCTTCCTTTGACTGTGGACCCTTCAG CGGGAAGGCAAAGATGTTTGATGTGATCATGGAGACGATTGACCTGGACCTGCCAGCATTTATGGGCACACTCTTCAGCTATGCAGCCAACCCAGGCCTCATTATACCAGCTGTTCTGCTCATGGT GTTGGCCATCTACTATCTGAACTCAGTATCTGAGGCATACAAGAATTCCAACATGGAACTTAAGAAGAAGATGCAGATG GCTCGGGATGAAGAGAAAAACCGAAGGAACAATGCAAATAGTACCAACCAGGTCATGCAAGACCTTGAGGATCTGCTGCCAAACAAATCCCTCATCCCCGCCGCTCCTCCACCAGAACCTG AAAAAAGACCAGAGCAGGAGACAAAGGCAGCCAAGGTGAAACCAGGGTCAGCTGGTAAAGGCGTTAACCTGGAGAGGGATGTGTCATTGGCATCGTCCAATCCTAACGCTCGCGGACCTGTGAACCGTCCCCCGGGGCCAAGAGGACCTGGACCGGGTCCAGGTCGAGGCCGTGGGAGAGGTCCCCCTTCTAGATGA